A window from Pseudobutyrivibrio ruminis HUN009 encodes these proteins:
- the alr gene encoding alanine racemase, protein MESTLRRTWAEVNLDAIAYNYTKIREKIGSDVKFLGVVKADAYGHGSIQVSQLLEELGADYLAVSSADEALELRVNGIKMPILILGHTPKEQVPRLIEYGITQAITCKAKADEYSAEAVKAGGVLKVHIKVDTGMSRLGYLCDNGYFDTGVSGIVEACKMPGLEAEGIFTHFAEADEFGQANDDYTKHQFELFTRVISAVEEQLDSKFKIRHCANTGAVARFSETYLDMVRPGLLLYGYGEFAHQMGLRPAMTMKTTVSTIKIYPEGTAVSYGGMFVTDKPTRIGVLPYGYADGFLRSLSNKCSLYTKEGPAKLRGKICMDMCMIDITDMPTVDVGSEVEIFGEKNSIDDLAACAGTIPYELTCAVSKRVPRVYYRNGEVIDRELMLRM, encoded by the coding sequence ATGGAATCAACACTTAGACGTACATGGGCCGAGGTTAATCTCGACGCCATCGCATATAATTACACAAAGATTCGTGAAAAAATAGGCAGTGATGTCAAGTTTCTTGGCGTAGTAAAGGCCGATGCATATGGACACGGAAGTATTCAAGTTAGTCAGCTCCTTGAGGAATTAGGAGCTGATTATCTTGCTGTCAGCAGTGCAGATGAGGCTTTAGAGCTACGCGTAAATGGCATCAAGATGCCTATTCTTATTTTAGGACATACTCCAAAGGAGCAGGTCCCTCGTCTTATCGAATACGGAATCACTCAGGCTATCACCTGCAAAGCAAAGGCAGATGAGTACAGCGCAGAAGCGGTGAAGGCCGGAGGGGTTTTAAAGGTTCACATCAAAGTTGATACAGGAATGTCCCGCTTAGGGTATCTTTGTGATAATGGCTATTTTGATACAGGTGTCAGCGGTATTGTTGAAGCTTGCAAGATGCCAGGGCTTGAGGCAGAGGGAATATTCACTCACTTTGCAGAGGCAGATGAGTTTGGTCAGGCCAATGATGATTACACAAAGCATCAGTTTGAGTTATTCACTAGAGTCATTTCTGCTGTAGAAGAACAGCTTGATAGCAAGTTTAAGATCAGACATTGTGCCAATACAGGTGCAGTTGCCAGATTTTCTGAAACATACCTAGACATGGTGCGCCCAGGCCTGTTATTATATGGATACGGTGAGTTCGCTCATCAGATGGGACTTCGTCCAGCCATGACTATGAAGACAACTGTCAGCACAATCAAGATTTACCCAGAAGGAACTGCTGTCAGCTACGGCGGAATGTTTGTTACAGACAAGCCAACACGTATTGGTGTTTTGCCATATGGTTATGCAGATGGATTTCTTAGAAGTCTTTCTAATAAATGTTCACTTTACACAAAGGAAGGTCCAGCAAAGCTTAGGGGTAAAATTTGCATGGACATGTGTATGATTGATATCACAGATATGCCTACTGTTGATGTAGGAAGTGAAGTTGAAATATTTGGGGAGAAGAACAGTATTGATGACTTAGCTGCTTGTGCAGGTACTATTCCTTACGAATTAACTTGTGCAGTTAGCAAGCGTGTTCCTCGAGTTTATTATCGAAATGGGGAAGTTATTGATCGTGAGTTAATGCTTAGGATGTAG
- a CDS encoding amino acid ABC transporter ATP-binding protein, producing MSEVLIKVENLSKSFGKNEVLKNVNMQIEKGEVIAIIGPSGCGKSTFIRTLNQLENLTDGKIYLDGEDITAKGVDINDVRRRVGMVFQHFNLFPHLTIQKNLTLAPVKLGLMTEEEANKKAAELLERVGLADKASAYPDSLSGGQKQRIAIARTLAMNPEVILFDEPTSALDPEMVGEVLNLMKELADDGMTMVVVTHEMGFAREVADRVLFFDEMGIKEEGTPAEIFDAPKSQRLQDFLSKVL from the coding sequence ATGAGTGAAGTATTAATTAAAGTAGAAAACTTATCAAAATCATTCGGAAAGAATGAAGTTCTTAAAAATGTAAATATGCAGATTGAAAAGGGCGAGGTTATTGCTATCATCGGACCATCAGGCTGTGGAAAGTCTACATTCATTCGTACATTAAATCAGCTTGAGAATCTCACAGATGGAAAGATTTATCTTGATGGCGAGGATATCACAGCAAAGGGAGTAGATATAAATGATGTAAGACGTCGTGTAGGTATGGTGTTCCAGCACTTCAACCTTTTCCCACATCTTACAATTCAAAAGAATCTTACACTTGCTCCAGTAAAGCTTGGTCTTATGACAGAGGAAGAGGCAAACAAGAAAGCTGCAGAGCTTCTTGAGCGAGTTGGACTAGCAGATAAGGCATCAGCTTATCCAGACAGTCTTTCTGGAGGACAGAAGCAGCGTATTGCTATTGCACGTACACTTGCTATGAATCCGGAGGTTATTTTGTTTGATGAGCCGACATCGGCACTTGATCCTGAAATGGTAGGTGAAGTCCTTAACCTTATGAAGGAACTGGCTGATGATGGTATGACAATGGTAGTTGTAACTCACGAAATGGGATTTGCAAGAGAAGTTGCTGATAGAGTACTGTTCTTTGATGAAATGGGAATCAAAGAAGAAGGAACTCCAGCAGAAATTTTTGATGCTCCAAAGTCTCAGAGATTACAGGACTTCTTGTCAAAAGTACTTTAG
- a CDS encoding ABC transporter substrate-binding protein/permease — MKKKATILACMLAALFIGCGSADNTKTISSIDDLEGAKIGVQLGTTGDIYASDYEGDEAGTTVERYNKITDAVQALKQGKIDCVIADEQPAIASVENEGSLVILDEPFALEEYAICIAKDNDELLEQVNGAIAELQEDGTLDSIISNYIGDDTKGKFPYESPEGVTYENGTIVVATNATFKPYEYYDGGEVVGIDMDIMHAIGDKLGMSIEIEDMEFDSIINAVSSHKADVGIAGMTMTEERAKSINFSTSYITSKQVMIVKDANAAADGQTFTEKLYANFVKDGRYQYLLTGLRNTLLIALCAVIIGVMIGFFVAVIRVSYDKTGAHVILNGICKVYLTIIRGTPMMVQLLIIYYVVFKSVNVSKVLVAIIAFAINSGAYVAEIMRGGIMSIDNGQMEAGRSLGLSHKQTMTAIILPQAIKNVLPALANEFIMLIKETSICGYIGLTDLTRGGDIIRSQTYEAFLPLVAVAFVYLIIVELLTVLVGKWEKSLRKTERKAD; from the coding sequence ATGAAAAAGAAAGCTACAATTCTTGCATGTATGCTTGCCGCACTTTTCATTGGCTGTGGAAGTGCTGACAACACAAAAACTATTTCATCTATCGATGATTTAGAGGGAGCAAAAATCGGTGTTCAACTTGGAACAACTGGTGATATTTATGCCAGTGATTACGAAGGAGACGAGGCTGGAACAACAGTTGAACGTTATAATAAAATCACTGATGCGGTTCAGGCCTTAAAGCAGGGAAAGATTGATTGTGTTATTGCAGATGAGCAGCCTGCTATTGCAAGTGTTGAAAACGAGGGTTCGCTTGTAATCTTAGATGAGCCATTTGCATTGGAAGAATATGCAATCTGTATTGCAAAGGATAATGATGAGCTTTTAGAGCAGGTTAATGGTGCTATTGCTGAACTTCAGGAAGATGGCACACTTGATTCAATCATTTCTAACTATATTGGAGATGATACAAAGGGCAAGTTTCCATATGAGTCACCTGAGGGAGTTACATACGAAAACGGCACAATCGTAGTCGCTACTAATGCTACTTTTAAGCCATATGAATACTATGATGGTGGCGAAGTAGTTGGTATCGATATGGACATTATGCATGCCATTGGTGATAAGCTTGGTATGAGCATCGAAATAGAAGATATGGAGTTTGATTCAATTATCAATGCAGTTAGCTCTCATAAGGCAGATGTTGGTATTGCTGGAATGACAATGACAGAAGAGCGTGCAAAATCTATTAATTTCTCTACATCATATATCACATCAAAGCAGGTTATGATTGTTAAGGATGCTAATGCAGCAGCTGATGGACAGACATTTACAGAAAAGCTTTATGCGAACTTTGTAAAGGATGGCAGATATCAGTATCTTCTAACAGGTCTTAGAAATACACTTTTAATTGCTCTTTGCGCTGTAATTATTGGTGTAATGATTGGTTTCTTTGTAGCGGTTATCCGTGTCTCATATGATAAAACAGGAGCGCATGTAATCCTTAATGGAATTTGTAAAGTATATCTTACTATCATTCGTGGAACACCAATGATGGTACAGCTTTTGATTATTTACTATGTTGTATTCAAGTCAGTTAATGTTTCTAAGGTGCTTGTAGCAATTATTGCTTTTGCTATTAACTCAGGTGCTTATGTGGCAGAGATTATGCGTGGTGGTATCATGTCTATCGACAATGGTCAGATGGAAGCAGGACGAAGCCTTGGACTTTCTCATAAGCAGACAATGACTGCCATCATCTTGCCACAGGCTATCAAAAATGTTTTACCAGCTCTTGCAAACGAGTTCATCATGCTTATTAAGGAAACATCAATTTGTGGTTACATCGGTCTTACAGATTTGACTCGTGGTGGTGACATTATTCGAAGCCAGACATACGAAGCTTTCCTTCCACTTGTTGCTGTAGCATTCGTATACCTCATTATCGTAGAGTTGCTTACAGTACTTGTTGGTAAATGGGAAAAGAGCTTACGCAAAACAGAAAGAAAGGCTGATTAA
- a CDS encoding ABC transporter permease, with the protein MIKENCKLALLSIKANKMRAFLTMLGIIIGVAAVIAIMTVGNSMTKGVQKQLESYGVQNITIYVNPIDYNQELSEADYQNMKITPETLHKLANQFKGKISAISVESSAGSGTVIKDANKANVEITGVSAGYFKANNIKLKGGNLFNEFAYEQGKNTAIVADKFAEQLFGANYSLDDVLGKEFEVNVDDEYMNITVIGVYEYQQSGSMMRGSNKNISTSVYIPLKTAWNYSHDETIFDATVVAAEGQDPVALSTEIKSYLTDVMSNTLGDKFYIDAYSNQTMIQENTKTMNQMTLAISMIAAIALIVGGIGVMNIMTVSITERTKEIGTRKALGAPDGMIMLQFISEAIIICLIGGVIGIVVGLLLGNIAAHFMGYTPEVSIASIYMSVGFSMAIGVFFGYSPAKHAANMNPIDALRYE; encoded by the coding sequence ATGATTAAAGAAAACTGTAAGCTTGCTTTGCTTAGCATTAAGGCAAACAAGATGAGAGCCTTCCTTACAATGCTAGGTATTATCATTGGCGTTGCAGCAGTTATTGCTATCATGACGGTAGGTAATTCTATGACAAAGGGTGTGCAAAAACAGCTGGAAAGCTATGGTGTTCAAAATATTACCATATACGTTAATCCAATTGATTATAACCAGGAGCTTTCAGAGGCTGATTATCAAAATATGAAAATCACTCCAGAAACACTTCATAAACTTGCCAATCAGTTTAAAGGAAAGATTAGTGCAATCTCTGTTGAGTCTAGTGCTGGCTCTGGTACAGTCATTAAGGATGCCAACAAGGCTAATGTAGAGATAACTGGAGTCAGTGCTGGTTATTTTAAAGCCAATAACATAAAGCTTAAGGGCGGTAATCTATTTAACGAGTTTGCATACGAGCAAGGAAAGAATACTGCTATTGTGGCGGACAAATTTGCAGAGCAGCTTTTTGGAGCAAATTATTCATTGGATGATGTGCTTGGAAAAGAGTTCGAAGTTAATGTTGACGATGAATACATGAATATTACTGTAATAGGAGTGTATGAGTATCAGCAGTCGGGCAGTATGATGCGTGGTAGCAATAAAAATATTAGCACTAGTGTATACATTCCACTGAAGACTGCATGGAATTATTCTCATGACGAAACAATCTTTGATGCTACGGTGGTTGCGGCAGAAGGTCAGGACCCGGTAGCTTTATCAACAGAGATTAAATCATATTTAACTGATGTTATGTCAAATACATTAGGAGATAAGTTTTATATTGATGCCTATAGTAATCAAACTATGATTCAGGAGAATACAAAAACTATGAATCAAATGACTCTTGCTATTTCAATGATAGCTGCAATTGCACTGATAGTTGGTGGAATAGGTGTAATGAATATTATGACAGTATCAATCACTGAGCGAACCAAAGAAATCGGTACAAGAAAAGCCTTAGGAGCCCCTGATGGAATGATAATGCTACAGTTTATAAGTGAGGCTATTATCATTTGTCTGATAGGTGGAGTGATTGGAATAGTGGTAGGACTTTTGCTTGGAAATATAGCTGCGCATTTTATGGGATATACACCAGAGGTCTCAATTGCAAGTATATATATGTCGGTAGGATTCTCAATGGCAATAGGTGTATTCTTCGGATACTCACCAGCTAAGCATGCAGCAAATATGAATCCAATTGATGCATTAAGATACGAATAA
- a CDS encoding ABC transporter ATP-binding protein has translation MLSNDILLSAKNIRKSYYIGTPNELEILHGIDLDIHKGEFVSIVGQSGSGKSTLMNILGILDRQTSGEYILDGIDISKAPNKALSALRNKHIGFVFQTYNLIARTDAIANVEMPMLYAGVPEKQRRKRAIELLKMVGMEERMHHTPDELSGGQKQRVAIARAMANDPDIILADEPTGALDSGTGRLVMDIFHELHEKQGKTIVLITHSNELAAETPRIVTISDGNIIAEKKMA, from the coding sequence ATTTTGAGTAATGATATTTTGCTATCAGCAAAAAATATAAGAAAAAGCTACTATATTGGAACTCCAAATGAGTTGGAGATTTTACATGGAATAGATTTGGATATTCATAAAGGTGAGTTTGTTTCAATTGTAGGGCAATCAGGCTCAGGTAAAAGTACCCTGATGAATATTCTTGGAATTTTGGATAGGCAGACCTCGGGAGAATATATTCTTGATGGAATAGATATTTCAAAGGCCCCTAATAAGGCATTATCAGCTCTAAGAAATAAGCATATTGGATTCGTTTTTCAGACATACAATCTAATCGCTAGAACAGATGCTATAGCCAACGTGGAGATGCCTATGCTTTATGCAGGAGTTCCGGAAAAGCAACGTAGAAAAAGAGCTATAGAGCTATTAAAGATGGTAGGCATGGAAGAACGTATGCACCACACTCCTGATGAGCTATCAGGTGGACAGAAGCAGCGTGTAGCTATAGCAAGAGCCATGGCGAATGACCCAGATATAATTCTTGCAGACGAGCCAACAGGTGCACTTGATTCTGGAACAGGTAGACTTGTTATGGATATATTCCATGAGCTTCATGAAAAGCAGGGCAAGACCATTGTGCTAATTACTCATTCCAATGAGCTTGCAGCAGAGACTCCAAGAATTGTAACTATTAGCGATGGAAATATTATAGCTGAGAAAAAGATGGCCTAG
- a CDS encoding efflux RND transporter periplasmic adaptor subunit, protein MKLKEILNKLNFTNKLYEEEFLDEEIDESLDEEMSAKDRTFFKKMNKKVVACMIIAALVISSVAGVAGFKYVKAKGQDSESEPITIEATKQNIEKTLSATGTIISAEESGQFATTTSSYPVEEVYVKVGDVVKKGDPLYKLDMTTMEQTLSYQQQALNIQNQQNEISQQNANQALADAQRNGANQINDSNRNLESAKQDQNTANRNKQNANNSLTAASNSENDAKKEMDAASATLSSAQQKVDNLNSKITDLQNQINNPGTEQVQKTDENGQLMVDAEGNPVYETKTKDTADLQNQLSQAKTDLETAKTELSNAQSDFESKHTAYKNAVAATESAKQSVQSAGDSVSSANRSVESAQSSLNNTTDSANSNVYTQSQAIKSNELSSKSNTLSAQQEIEKSQEELSKATVYASQDGTVTNVNIVKGQTYSGTDAVVIDNVTSLKATADIDEAQIPSVQVGQKVQIKTDATGDEVLNGTVVFVSPTATKNSTKTTDATSTTASVSKSRATYRVDVQIEDANENLRLGMTAKMTFITASSENAIAVPSSDIKTSDDGSKYVVIQTKDGSTKNVTVTTGISDDFYTEITGGDLKEGEMIVESDIDENSADATLESMGTDGGIYFE, encoded by the coding sequence ATGAAACTTAAAGAGATACTTAACAAATTGAATTTTACCAACAAATTATATGAAGAAGAATTTTTAGATGAAGAAATAGATGAAAGCTTAGATGAGGAAATGTCTGCAAAGGACAGAACTTTCTTTAAGAAGATGAATAAAAAGGTTGTAGCTTGCATGATAATAGCAGCCCTTGTTATTTCATCTGTGGCAGGAGTAGCCGGGTTTAAATATGTAAAGGCTAAGGGACAGGATTCTGAAAGCGAACCAATTACAATTGAGGCAACAAAGCAAAACATTGAAAAGACTCTTAGCGCTACAGGAACGATTATTTCTGCAGAGGAAAGCGGACAGTTTGCAACTACAACAAGTTCTTATCCCGTAGAGGAAGTATATGTAAAGGTTGGAGATGTTGTAAAGAAGGGAGATCCTCTTTACAAGCTTGATATGACAACTATGGAACAGACACTTTCATATCAGCAGCAGGCTCTCAATATCCAGAATCAGCAAAATGAGATTTCTCAGCAGAATGCAAATCAAGCACTTGCAGACGCACAGAGAAACGGTGCTAATCAAATTAATGATTCAAACAGAAATCTTGAATCAGCTAAGCAGGATCAAAATACTGCAAATCGAAATAAACAGAATGCTAATAACAGTCTTACAGCAGCAAGCAATAGTGAAAATGATGCAAAAAAAGAAATGGATGCTGCAAGCGCAACATTGTCTTCAGCACAGCAAAAGGTGGACAATTTAAACTCAAAAATAACTGATTTACAGAATCAGATAAATAATCCAGGAACAGAACAGGTACAGAAGACTGATGAAAATGGGCAGCTTATGGTGGATGCAGAGGGAAATCCGGTGTACGAAACTAAAACAAAGGATACCGCTGATCTACAGAACCAGTTATCTCAGGCAAAGACAGATTTAGAAACAGCAAAAACTGAGCTTTCTAATGCACAAAGCGATTTTGAAAGCAAGCATACAGCATATAAGAATGCTGTAGCAGCAACAGAATCAGCTAAACAATCTGTACAGTCTGCAGGAGATTCAGTTTCATCTGCAAACCGTTCAGTGGAGTCTGCTCAATCTAGCTTAAATAATACTACAGACTCAGCTAATTCAAATGTTTATACTCAGTCTCAGGCTATAAAGTCTAATGAGTTAAGTTCAAAGTCAAATACTTTATCTGCACAGCAGGAAATTGAAAAATCCCAGGAAGAGCTTTCAAAGGCAACAGTATATGCTTCCCAGGATGGAACAGTTACCAATGTAAACATCGTAAAGGGACAAACATACAGTGGAACAGATGCAGTTGTAATTGATAATGTTACAAGCTTAAAGGCAACAGCTGATATTGATGAGGCTCAGATTCCAAGCGTCCAGGTTGGGCAGAAGGTTCAGATTAAAACAGATGCTACAGGAGATGAGGTGTTAAACGGTACAGTTGTATTTGTTTCTCCTACGGCCACAAAGAACAGCACTAAAACTACAGATGCTACATCTACTACCGCTTCTGTATCAAAGAGCAGAGCTACTTATAGAGTAGACGTCCAGATTGAGGATGCTAATGAAAACCTACGTCTTGGCATGACTGCTAAAATGACATTTATTACTGCATCTTCCGAAAATGCCATTGCTGTACCATCATCAGATATTAAGACTTCAGATGATGGAAGCAAGTATGTAGTGATTCAGACAAAAGACGGAAGCACAAAGAACGTTACAGTGACAACAGGAATTTCAGATGACTTCTATACAGAGATTACTGGCGGAGACCTTAAAGAAGGTGAAATGATTGTTGAGTCTGATATAGATGAAAACAGTGCAGATGCTACATTAGAGTCAATGGGAACTGACGGAGGAATATATTTTGAGTAA
- a CDS encoding response regulator transcription factor, whose protein sequence is MGNQKILVVDDNEEIRNILHILLESEGYQILEACDGETALTMVDDSIDLIILDIMMPGISGLDVCKKIRETYQMPILFLTAKGTDSDKSLGLLIGADDYLSKPFSHSELTARVKSMLRRYYVYQGKKEAVSDNYYTYNIFKVAKDRNEVFVISPDGQETAIDLSELEYQIFKLLIESPGRVFPAQLIYETIWNEPYFYSSNATIMVHIRNLRTKIEDDPSNPVHLLTVWGKGYKLQ, encoded by the coding sequence ATGGGAAATCAAAAGATACTGGTTGTTGATGACAACGAGGAAATAAGAAATATTCTACATATATTATTAGAAAGTGAAGGCTATCAGATTCTAGAGGCTTGCGATGGCGAAACTGCACTTACTATGGTGGACGACTCTATCGATTTAATAATCCTTGATATTATGATGCCCGGCATTTCTGGACTGGATGTATGCAAGAAAATTCGAGAAACATATCAAATGCCAATACTCTTTCTTACAGCAAAGGGAACTGACTCTGACAAATCTCTGGGCCTTCTTATTGGGGCCGATGATTATCTGTCAAAGCCTTTTTCACATAGTGAGCTTACTGCCCGTGTAAAATCCATGCTCCGCCGCTACTATGTATATCAGGGCAAAAAGGAAGCTGTCTCAGACAATTACTACACTTATAACATTTTTAAAGTGGCAAAGGACAGAAATGAAGTCTTTGTTATCAGCCCAGATGGACAGGAAACAGCTATCGATTTATCTGAGTTGGAATATCAGATTTTCAAGCTTTTAATAGAAAGCCCGGGGCGTGTTTTCCCAGCCCAGCTTATATACGAAACTATATGGAATGAGCCATACTTCTACAGTTCCAACGCTACTATTATGGTTCACATCAGAAATCTTCGCACCAAAATCGAGGATGATCCATCTAATCCAGTTCATCTTCTTACAGTATGGGGAAAGGGATATAAACTACAATGA
- a CDS encoding HAMP domain-containing sensor histidine kinase has translation MKKFKKFFSKSLYLELWLSIVVSLIIGGVSFFLLQRVNELIYFSKWADEVYIPSRLDSSVEDFQEYIDENQISSEDKTLIYKWSKSHPLMYFYLERDGIIIYNFYVDYSYDSAAEISEADAELIEESYEYNPYVYTYTITLSDGECKMHVFEDFKYDLYSKIQFANIGISALLIIVIITILVRKKIRYINEVTSGIEILAGGDLSYRIPVKGNDEISNVADNINSMSIAVANQIENEKKAIQANNSLVTALSHDLRTPLTTQMGYLEILKEHHYHSEEEMDKYVNTALDTCFQIKEMSDRLFEYFLAFDPHPERSKETLSCYDGIDFLMQIISELSLPLIEQGFNFEYGEPTEAFKINVNTDDILRIFNNVFTNIDKYADEAEPVHVALKCDSEFATLSICNKIRSVPRKNESAKIGLISINSLMKRQGGSSIAKTTLDTFTIELKFPIYQHA, from the coding sequence ATGAAAAAATTTAAGAAGTTCTTTTCTAAATCCTTATATCTAGAACTATGGCTATCCATAGTTGTTTCCTTGATAATCGGTGGTGTTTCATTCTTTTTGCTGCAGCGGGTTAATGAGCTTATCTATTTTTCAAAATGGGCAGATGAGGTCTATATACCATCTCGATTGGATTCATCAGTAGAAGATTTTCAGGAGTATATTGATGAAAACCAAATATCTAGTGAAGACAAAACTCTTATTTATAAATGGTCTAAGTCACATCCACTTATGTACTTTTATTTAGAGCGTGATGGCATTATCATATACAATTTTTACGTGGACTATTCTTATGATTCAGCTGCAGAAATATCAGAAGCTGACGCCGAACTGATTGAGGAATCCTATGAGTATAATCCATATGTATACACTTACACCATCACCCTATCTGATGGGGAGTGCAAGATGCATGTGTTTGAGGACTTCAAATATGATTTATACTCGAAAATTCAGTTTGCTAATATTGGAATAAGTGCATTACTCATTATTGTCATAATCACTATATTGGTTCGAAAAAAAATCAGATACATTAATGAAGTTACTTCTGGAATTGAAATCCTGGCAGGTGGAGATTTAAGCTATCGTATTCCCGTTAAAGGAAATGATGAGATTTCCAATGTAGCAGATAACATAAACTCAATGAGTATTGCTGTTGCAAACCAAATAGAAAACGAAAAGAAAGCTATACAGGCCAATAACAGCCTTGTCACAGCACTATCCCACGACTTGCGGACTCCTCTCACCACACAGATGGGCTATTTGGAAATTCTAAAAGAGCACCATTATCATTCAGAAGAAGAAATGGATAAGTATGTAAATACCGCATTGGATACTTGCTTTCAGATTAAAGAAATGTCAGATAGACTTTTCGAGTACTTCCTTGCATTTGATCCTCATCCAGAGCGTTCAAAAGAAACTCTCTCATGCTACGATGGAATTGATTTCTTAATGCAGATAATAAGTGAATTATCACTTCCACTAATAGAGCAGGGTTTCAACTTTGAGTATGGTGAACCAACTGAAGCCTTTAAGATAAACGTAAATACGGATGATATTCTTAGAATCTTCAACAACGTATTTACGAACATAGACAAATATGCCGATGAAGCCGAACCGGTTCATGTGGCACTAAAATGTGACAGTGAGTTTGCTACACTCTCGATTTGCAACAAGATTCGATCTGTTCCGCGAAAAAATGAAAGTGCAAAAATAGGACTTATTAGCATCAATAGCCTAATGAAAAGACAAGGCGGCTCTAGCATCGCTAAAACCACCTTGGATACATTCACTATTGAATTAAAATTTCCTATTTACCAGCACGCCTAG